From the genome of Perca fluviatilis chromosome 1, GENO_Pfluv_1.0, whole genome shotgun sequence, one region includes:
- the LOC120565362 gene encoding phosphoinositide 3-kinase regulatory subunit 6 isoform X4, which yields MLRWTLHKKVQNNPANSLALVWLLIKELEKAERWDSRKCIIPLLHTLMYAIIQTAYIPDELYKRVYDFCKRLLTYPHPYCTVGLSYTRQIKTERSIPGLMYQRMVTAEQRLKNEYYPFQERVFVLADPEVFSGSLGQVLLGDIETSASVSDGSLSPLDYMCRVVQHSIQAALGAEQCHGPKLAQALKDMGQDVESHFQEVLAALEQRAEESGRGEEGALRSRLQQLYNKIVTDTDSEPLSSGGLCDCPLPNPEMSFYLWTEDLDIWRELAKWFRSSSMSDQFSLIQEQEDFELGESPSDLMPSDMTRFSIMSNDSGIERDLPPGVDPSPSSSLDTASMSASWEQCKTSKQESMRLSRRGGIKMKPSVKDSMVLMQETLEDHASLGAGGGGGGSGGRVGRRGATLQRRAGSSAMQNPFLKQQRQFTARIVAMGDDRVLGRLAKAYYFFRKREARRLFLTMKVNLQFYYIPVCRATTPISSIKENLHQSMGNPCTLGSYLSMVDPWYNSNIKSLGCMIPRLAKMHQTNPGRPKEPFVSDVISYYVRTGQQPVYFTIYFVKITFTNTAKDPVEDVFLTHLEMEFPEFRQISASIREKQKKSLGDLCGAVISMNYRKVTLSGRDIDKGISVRTTGAQINAIPSNKAEDLNCLTLTLNESPTKTKNNIVESKFRSSNIKIRTLESRSFTVTLDRDFRRTYKDVQSIEISPCLDPGYCVQKTMRSKYKLGADKDAGLSKYMSKRLLLPINTFAGIIT from the exons ATGCTGAGATGGACACTTCATAAGAAGGTCCAAAACAATCCTGCCAACAGCTTAGCTCTGGTGTGGTTGCTGATAAAAGAGCTGGAAAAG GCTGAGAGATGGGACTCTCGCAAATGCATCATACCTCTGCTCCACACACTAATGTATGCCATTATTCAG ACAGCCTACATTCCAGATGAGCTGTACAAGCGTGTTTATGACTTTTGTAAGAGACTCCTGACCTACCCTCATCCCTACTGCACTGTAGGCCTCAGCTACACAAGACagataaaaactgaacgctccATTCCAG GTCTGATGTACCAGAGAATGGTCACAGCAGAGCAGAGACTAAAAAATGAGTACTATCCCTTTCAGGAGAG GGTCTTTGTTCTGGCTGACCCAGAAGTCTTCTCCGGTTCTTTGGGGCAAGTCCTGTTGGGTGATATTGAGACGTCCGCATCAGTTTCAGATGGATCTCTGAGTCCTCTAGATTACATGTGCAGGGTGGTCCAACACTCCATACAGGCTGCTTTAGGAGCAGAGCAGTGCCACGGGCCGAAACTGGCCCAAGCTCTAAAG GACATGGGTCAAGACGTTGAGTCGCACTTTCAGGAAGTGTTGGCGGCTCTTGAGCAGAGGGCGGAAGAGAGCggcagaggggaggagggagcgCTGAGGAGCCGTCTTCAGCAGCTGTACAACAAGATCGTCACCGACACAGACTCAG AGCCATTGTCCAGTGGAGGACTGTGTGACTGCCCTCTTCCTAACCCAGAGATGAGCTTCTACCTGTGGACGGAGGATCTGGATATCT GGCGAGAGCTGGCCAAGTGGTTTCGATCCAGCTCCATGTCGGATCAGTTTTCCCTCATCCAGGAGCAGGAGGACTTTGAGCTGGGTGAGTCGCCCAGCGACCTGATGCCATCTGACATGACGCGCTTCTCCATCATGTCCAACGACAGCGGCATCGAAAGAGACCTGCCCCCCGGCGTTGATCCCTCCCCATCGTCATCTCTGGACACTGCCAGCATGAGTGCATCATGGGAACAATGCAAAAC AAGTAAGCAAGAGTCGATGAGGCTGTCACGGCGTGGAGGCATCAAGATGAAACCGTCAGTGAAGGACAGTATGGTGCTGATGCAGGAGACCCTGGAGGATCACGCAAGCCTCGGagccggaggaggaggaggaggaagtggaggTAGGGTAGGAAGAAGAGGGGCGACTCTGCAGAGGCGGGCAGGAAGCAGCGCGATGCAGAACCCCTTCCTCAAGCAGCAGAGACAGTTTACTGCCAGGATAGTCGCCATGGGAGACGACAGGGTACTGGGCCGCCTGGCCAAGGCATACTATTTCTTCAG GAAAAGGGAAGCACGGAGGCTTTTTCTTACAATGAAAGTAAACCTCCAATTTTACTACATCCCTGTTTGCAGGGCCACAACTCCCATCTCCTCTATCAAA GAAAACCTTCATCAGTCCATGGGGAATCCCTGCACTCTTGGTTCCTACTTGAGCATGGTGGACCCGTGGTACAACTCTAACATCAAGAGTTTAGGCTGCATGATACCCAGACTGGCTAAGATG CACCAGACGAACCCAGGGAGGCCAAAAGAGCCTTTCGTGTCTGATGTCATTTCCTACTACGTTCGTACCGGCCAGCAGCCTGTCTACTTCACCATATACTTTGTTAAG ATCACATTCACCAACACGGCAAAGGATCCTGTGGAAGATGTGTTTCTTACTCATCTAGAAATGGAGTTTCCTGAGTTCCGACAGATCTCAGCGTCAATTAGAG AAAAGCAGAAGAAGAGCTTAGGGGATCTATGCGGGGCTGTTATCTCGATGAATTACAGAAAG GTGACATTAAGTGGCCGAGACATTGACAAAGGAATCTCAGTCAGGACAACAGGCGCTCAGATCAATGCTATTCCTTCCAATAAAGCAGAAG ATCTGAACTGTTTGACACTGACATTGAATGAATCtccaacaaaaactaaaaacaacatTGTG GAGTCAAAGTTTCGGTCCAGTAACATTAAGATTCGCACTTTGGAGAGTCGATCTTTCACTGTTACACTGGACAGAGATTTTCGCAGGACCTACAAAGACGTGCAGAG catCGAGATCTCCCCGTGTCTTGATCCCGGGTACTGCGTCCAGAAAACCATGAGGTCCAAATACAAGTTGGGAGCGGACAAAGACGCTGGACTGAGCAAATACATGAGCAAAAGACTTCTTCTACCAATCAACACATTTGCTGGCATCATCACCTGA
- the LOC120565362 gene encoding phosphoinositide 3-kinase regulatory subunit 6 isoform X2, with translation MTNEAHWDNSTRMHSMEPTASCSPTVPEPELYRSIQAVLPRETDNQQSPDCFNKGMLRWTLHKKVQNNPANSLALVWLLIKELEKAERWDSRKCIIPLLHTLMYAIIQTAYIPDELYKRVYDFCKRLLTYPHPYCTVGLSYTRQIKTERSIPGLMYQRMVTAEQRLKNEYYPFQERVFVLADPEVFSGSLGQVLLGDIETSASVSDGSLSPLDYMCRVVQHSIQAALGAEQCHGPKLAQALKDMGQDVESHFQEVLAALEQRAEESGRGEEGALRSRLQQLYNKIVTDTDSEPLSSGGLCDCPLPNPEMSFYLWTEDLDIWRELAKWFRSSSMSDQFSLIQEQEDFELGESPSDLMPSDMTRFSIMSNDSGIERDLPPGVDPSPSSSLDTASMSASWEQCKTKQESMRLSRRGGIKMKPSVKDSMVLMQETLEDHASLGAGGGGGGSGGRVGRRGATLQRRAGSSAMQNPFLKQQRQFTARIVAMGDDRVLGRLAKAYYFFRKREARRLFLTMKVNLQFYYIPVCRATTPISSIKENLHQSMGNPCTLGSYLSMVDPWYNSNIKSLGCMIPRLAKMHQTNPGRPKEPFVSDVISYYVRTGQQPVYFTIYFVKITFTNTAKDPVEDVFLTHLEMEFPEFRQISASIREKQKKSLGDLCGAVISMNYRKVTLSGRDIDKGISVRTTGAQINAIPSNKAEDLNCLTLTLNESPTKTKNNIVESKFRSSNIKIRTLESRSFTVTLDRDFRRTYKDVQSIEISPCLDPGYCVQKTMRSKYKLGADKDAGLSKYMSKRLLLPINTFAGIIT, from the exons ATGACCAACGAGGCCCACTGGGATAACTCAACCAGAATGCACAGCATGGAGCCAACag CCAGCTGTTCCCCCACAGTTCCAGAGCCAGAACTCTACCGCAGCATCCAGGCTGTGTTGCCCAGGGAAACAGACAACCAGCAGTCGCCTGACTGTTTCAACAAAG GCATGCTGAGATGGACACTTCATAAGAAGGTCCAAAACAATCCTGCCAACAGCTTAGCTCTGGTGTGGTTGCTGATAAAAGAGCTGGAAAAG GCTGAGAGATGGGACTCTCGCAAATGCATCATACCTCTGCTCCACACACTAATGTATGCCATTATTCAG ACAGCCTACATTCCAGATGAGCTGTACAAGCGTGTTTATGACTTTTGTAAGAGACTCCTGACCTACCCTCATCCCTACTGCACTGTAGGCCTCAGCTACACAAGACagataaaaactgaacgctccATTCCAG GTCTGATGTACCAGAGAATGGTCACAGCAGAGCAGAGACTAAAAAATGAGTACTATCCCTTTCAGGAGAG GGTCTTTGTTCTGGCTGACCCAGAAGTCTTCTCCGGTTCTTTGGGGCAAGTCCTGTTGGGTGATATTGAGACGTCCGCATCAGTTTCAGATGGATCTCTGAGTCCTCTAGATTACATGTGCAGGGTGGTCCAACACTCCATACAGGCTGCTTTAGGAGCAGAGCAGTGCCACGGGCCGAAACTGGCCCAAGCTCTAAAG GACATGGGTCAAGACGTTGAGTCGCACTTTCAGGAAGTGTTGGCGGCTCTTGAGCAGAGGGCGGAAGAGAGCggcagaggggaggagggagcgCTGAGGAGCCGTCTTCAGCAGCTGTACAACAAGATCGTCACCGACACAGACTCAG AGCCATTGTCCAGTGGAGGACTGTGTGACTGCCCTCTTCCTAACCCAGAGATGAGCTTCTACCTGTGGACGGAGGATCTGGATATCT GGCGAGAGCTGGCCAAGTGGTTTCGATCCAGCTCCATGTCGGATCAGTTTTCCCTCATCCAGGAGCAGGAGGACTTTGAGCTGGGTGAGTCGCCCAGCGACCTGATGCCATCTGACATGACGCGCTTCTCCATCATGTCCAACGACAGCGGCATCGAAAGAGACCTGCCCCCCGGCGTTGATCCCTCCCCATCGTCATCTCTGGACACTGCCAGCATGAGTGCATCATGGGAACAATGCAAAAC TAAGCAAGAGTCGATGAGGCTGTCACGGCGTGGAGGCATCAAGATGAAACCGTCAGTGAAGGACAGTATGGTGCTGATGCAGGAGACCCTGGAGGATCACGCAAGCCTCGGagccggaggaggaggaggaggaagtggaggTAGGGTAGGAAGAAGAGGGGCGACTCTGCAGAGGCGGGCAGGAAGCAGCGCGATGCAGAACCCCTTCCTCAAGCAGCAGAGACAGTTTACTGCCAGGATAGTCGCCATGGGAGACGACAGGGTACTGGGCCGCCTGGCCAAGGCATACTATTTCTTCAG GAAAAGGGAAGCACGGAGGCTTTTTCTTACAATGAAAGTAAACCTCCAATTTTACTACATCCCTGTTTGCAGGGCCACAACTCCCATCTCCTCTATCAAA GAAAACCTTCATCAGTCCATGGGGAATCCCTGCACTCTTGGTTCCTACTTGAGCATGGTGGACCCGTGGTACAACTCTAACATCAAGAGTTTAGGCTGCATGATACCCAGACTGGCTAAGATG CACCAGACGAACCCAGGGAGGCCAAAAGAGCCTTTCGTGTCTGATGTCATTTCCTACTACGTTCGTACCGGCCAGCAGCCTGTCTACTTCACCATATACTTTGTTAAG ATCACATTCACCAACACGGCAAAGGATCCTGTGGAAGATGTGTTTCTTACTCATCTAGAAATGGAGTTTCCTGAGTTCCGACAGATCTCAGCGTCAATTAGAG AAAAGCAGAAGAAGAGCTTAGGGGATCTATGCGGGGCTGTTATCTCGATGAATTACAGAAAG GTGACATTAAGTGGCCGAGACATTGACAAAGGAATCTCAGTCAGGACAACAGGCGCTCAGATCAATGCTATTCCTTCCAATAAAGCAGAAG ATCTGAACTGTTTGACACTGACATTGAATGAATCtccaacaaaaactaaaaacaacatTGTG GAGTCAAAGTTTCGGTCCAGTAACATTAAGATTCGCACTTTGGAGAGTCGATCTTTCACTGTTACACTGGACAGAGATTTTCGCAGGACCTACAAAGACGTGCAGAG catCGAGATCTCCCCGTGTCTTGATCCCGGGTACTGCGTCCAGAAAACCATGAGGTCCAAATACAAGTTGGGAGCGGACAAAGACGCTGGACTGAGCAAATACATGAGCAAAAGACTTCTTCTACCAATCAACACATTTGCTGGCATCATCACCTGA
- the LOC120565362 gene encoding phosphoinositide 3-kinase regulatory subunit 6 isoform X1, translating into MTNEAHWDNSTRMHSMEPTASCSPTVPEPELYRSIQAVLPRETDNQQSPDCFNKGMLRWTLHKKVQNNPANSLALVWLLIKELEKAERWDSRKCIIPLLHTLMYAIIQTAYIPDELYKRVYDFCKRLLTYPHPYCTVGLSYTRQIKTERSIPGLMYQRMVTAEQRLKNEYYPFQERVFVLADPEVFSGSLGQVLLGDIETSASVSDGSLSPLDYMCRVVQHSIQAALGAEQCHGPKLAQALKDMGQDVESHFQEVLAALEQRAEESGRGEEGALRSRLQQLYNKIVTDTDSEPLSSGGLCDCPLPNPEMSFYLWTEDLDIWRELAKWFRSSSMSDQFSLIQEQEDFELGESPSDLMPSDMTRFSIMSNDSGIERDLPPGVDPSPSSSLDTASMSASWEQCKTSKQESMRLSRRGGIKMKPSVKDSMVLMQETLEDHASLGAGGGGGGSGGRVGRRGATLQRRAGSSAMQNPFLKQQRQFTARIVAMGDDRVLGRLAKAYYFFRKREARRLFLTMKVNLQFYYIPVCRATTPISSIKENLHQSMGNPCTLGSYLSMVDPWYNSNIKSLGCMIPRLAKMHQTNPGRPKEPFVSDVISYYVRTGQQPVYFTIYFVKITFTNTAKDPVEDVFLTHLEMEFPEFRQISASIREKQKKSLGDLCGAVISMNYRKVTLSGRDIDKGISVRTTGAQINAIPSNKAEDLNCLTLTLNESPTKTKNNIVESKFRSSNIKIRTLESRSFTVTLDRDFRRTYKDVQSIEISPCLDPGYCVQKTMRSKYKLGADKDAGLSKYMSKRLLLPINTFAGIIT; encoded by the exons ATGACCAACGAGGCCCACTGGGATAACTCAACCAGAATGCACAGCATGGAGCCAACag CCAGCTGTTCCCCCACAGTTCCAGAGCCAGAACTCTACCGCAGCATCCAGGCTGTGTTGCCCAGGGAAACAGACAACCAGCAGTCGCCTGACTGTTTCAACAAAG GCATGCTGAGATGGACACTTCATAAGAAGGTCCAAAACAATCCTGCCAACAGCTTAGCTCTGGTGTGGTTGCTGATAAAAGAGCTGGAAAAG GCTGAGAGATGGGACTCTCGCAAATGCATCATACCTCTGCTCCACACACTAATGTATGCCATTATTCAG ACAGCCTACATTCCAGATGAGCTGTACAAGCGTGTTTATGACTTTTGTAAGAGACTCCTGACCTACCCTCATCCCTACTGCACTGTAGGCCTCAGCTACACAAGACagataaaaactgaacgctccATTCCAG GTCTGATGTACCAGAGAATGGTCACAGCAGAGCAGAGACTAAAAAATGAGTACTATCCCTTTCAGGAGAG GGTCTTTGTTCTGGCTGACCCAGAAGTCTTCTCCGGTTCTTTGGGGCAAGTCCTGTTGGGTGATATTGAGACGTCCGCATCAGTTTCAGATGGATCTCTGAGTCCTCTAGATTACATGTGCAGGGTGGTCCAACACTCCATACAGGCTGCTTTAGGAGCAGAGCAGTGCCACGGGCCGAAACTGGCCCAAGCTCTAAAG GACATGGGTCAAGACGTTGAGTCGCACTTTCAGGAAGTGTTGGCGGCTCTTGAGCAGAGGGCGGAAGAGAGCggcagaggggaggagggagcgCTGAGGAGCCGTCTTCAGCAGCTGTACAACAAGATCGTCACCGACACAGACTCAG AGCCATTGTCCAGTGGAGGACTGTGTGACTGCCCTCTTCCTAACCCAGAGATGAGCTTCTACCTGTGGACGGAGGATCTGGATATCT GGCGAGAGCTGGCCAAGTGGTTTCGATCCAGCTCCATGTCGGATCAGTTTTCCCTCATCCAGGAGCAGGAGGACTTTGAGCTGGGTGAGTCGCCCAGCGACCTGATGCCATCTGACATGACGCGCTTCTCCATCATGTCCAACGACAGCGGCATCGAAAGAGACCTGCCCCCCGGCGTTGATCCCTCCCCATCGTCATCTCTGGACACTGCCAGCATGAGTGCATCATGGGAACAATGCAAAAC AAGTAAGCAAGAGTCGATGAGGCTGTCACGGCGTGGAGGCATCAAGATGAAACCGTCAGTGAAGGACAGTATGGTGCTGATGCAGGAGACCCTGGAGGATCACGCAAGCCTCGGagccggaggaggaggaggaggaagtggaggTAGGGTAGGAAGAAGAGGGGCGACTCTGCAGAGGCGGGCAGGAAGCAGCGCGATGCAGAACCCCTTCCTCAAGCAGCAGAGACAGTTTACTGCCAGGATAGTCGCCATGGGAGACGACAGGGTACTGGGCCGCCTGGCCAAGGCATACTATTTCTTCAG GAAAAGGGAAGCACGGAGGCTTTTTCTTACAATGAAAGTAAACCTCCAATTTTACTACATCCCTGTTTGCAGGGCCACAACTCCCATCTCCTCTATCAAA GAAAACCTTCATCAGTCCATGGGGAATCCCTGCACTCTTGGTTCCTACTTGAGCATGGTGGACCCGTGGTACAACTCTAACATCAAGAGTTTAGGCTGCATGATACCCAGACTGGCTAAGATG CACCAGACGAACCCAGGGAGGCCAAAAGAGCCTTTCGTGTCTGATGTCATTTCCTACTACGTTCGTACCGGCCAGCAGCCTGTCTACTTCACCATATACTTTGTTAAG ATCACATTCACCAACACGGCAAAGGATCCTGTGGAAGATGTGTTTCTTACTCATCTAGAAATGGAGTTTCCTGAGTTCCGACAGATCTCAGCGTCAATTAGAG AAAAGCAGAAGAAGAGCTTAGGGGATCTATGCGGGGCTGTTATCTCGATGAATTACAGAAAG GTGACATTAAGTGGCCGAGACATTGACAAAGGAATCTCAGTCAGGACAACAGGCGCTCAGATCAATGCTATTCCTTCCAATAAAGCAGAAG ATCTGAACTGTTTGACACTGACATTGAATGAATCtccaacaaaaactaaaaacaacatTGTG GAGTCAAAGTTTCGGTCCAGTAACATTAAGATTCGCACTTTGGAGAGTCGATCTTTCACTGTTACACTGGACAGAGATTTTCGCAGGACCTACAAAGACGTGCAGAG catCGAGATCTCCCCGTGTCTTGATCCCGGGTACTGCGTCCAGAAAACCATGAGGTCCAAATACAAGTTGGGAGCGGACAAAGACGCTGGACTGAGCAAATACATGAGCAAAAGACTTCTTCTACCAATCAACACATTTGCTGGCATCATCACCTGA
- the LOC120565362 gene encoding phosphoinositide 3-kinase regulatory subunit 6 isoform X3: MTNEAHWDNSTRMHSMEPTVPEPELYRSIQAVLPRETDNQQSPDCFNKGMLRWTLHKKVQNNPANSLALVWLLIKELEKAERWDSRKCIIPLLHTLMYAIIQTAYIPDELYKRVYDFCKRLLTYPHPYCTVGLSYTRQIKTERSIPGLMYQRMVTAEQRLKNEYYPFQERVFVLADPEVFSGSLGQVLLGDIETSASVSDGSLSPLDYMCRVVQHSIQAALGAEQCHGPKLAQALKDMGQDVESHFQEVLAALEQRAEESGRGEEGALRSRLQQLYNKIVTDTDSEPLSSGGLCDCPLPNPEMSFYLWTEDLDIWRELAKWFRSSSMSDQFSLIQEQEDFELGESPSDLMPSDMTRFSIMSNDSGIERDLPPGVDPSPSSSLDTASMSASWEQCKTSKQESMRLSRRGGIKMKPSVKDSMVLMQETLEDHASLGAGGGGGGSGGRVGRRGATLQRRAGSSAMQNPFLKQQRQFTARIVAMGDDRVLGRLAKAYYFFRKREARRLFLTMKVNLQFYYIPVCRATTPISSIKENLHQSMGNPCTLGSYLSMVDPWYNSNIKSLGCMIPRLAKMHQTNPGRPKEPFVSDVISYYVRTGQQPVYFTIYFVKITFTNTAKDPVEDVFLTHLEMEFPEFRQISASIREKQKKSLGDLCGAVISMNYRKVTLSGRDIDKGISVRTTGAQINAIPSNKAEDLNCLTLTLNESPTKTKNNIVESKFRSSNIKIRTLESRSFTVTLDRDFRRTYKDVQSIEISPCLDPGYCVQKTMRSKYKLGADKDAGLSKYMSKRLLLPINTFAGIIT; this comes from the exons ATGACCAACGAGGCCCACTGGGATAACTCAACCAGAATGCACAGCATGGAGCCAACag TTCCAGAGCCAGAACTCTACCGCAGCATCCAGGCTGTGTTGCCCAGGGAAACAGACAACCAGCAGTCGCCTGACTGTTTCAACAAAG GCATGCTGAGATGGACACTTCATAAGAAGGTCCAAAACAATCCTGCCAACAGCTTAGCTCTGGTGTGGTTGCTGATAAAAGAGCTGGAAAAG GCTGAGAGATGGGACTCTCGCAAATGCATCATACCTCTGCTCCACACACTAATGTATGCCATTATTCAG ACAGCCTACATTCCAGATGAGCTGTACAAGCGTGTTTATGACTTTTGTAAGAGACTCCTGACCTACCCTCATCCCTACTGCACTGTAGGCCTCAGCTACACAAGACagataaaaactgaacgctccATTCCAG GTCTGATGTACCAGAGAATGGTCACAGCAGAGCAGAGACTAAAAAATGAGTACTATCCCTTTCAGGAGAG GGTCTTTGTTCTGGCTGACCCAGAAGTCTTCTCCGGTTCTTTGGGGCAAGTCCTGTTGGGTGATATTGAGACGTCCGCATCAGTTTCAGATGGATCTCTGAGTCCTCTAGATTACATGTGCAGGGTGGTCCAACACTCCATACAGGCTGCTTTAGGAGCAGAGCAGTGCCACGGGCCGAAACTGGCCCAAGCTCTAAAG GACATGGGTCAAGACGTTGAGTCGCACTTTCAGGAAGTGTTGGCGGCTCTTGAGCAGAGGGCGGAAGAGAGCggcagaggggaggagggagcgCTGAGGAGCCGTCTTCAGCAGCTGTACAACAAGATCGTCACCGACACAGACTCAG AGCCATTGTCCAGTGGAGGACTGTGTGACTGCCCTCTTCCTAACCCAGAGATGAGCTTCTACCTGTGGACGGAGGATCTGGATATCT GGCGAGAGCTGGCCAAGTGGTTTCGATCCAGCTCCATGTCGGATCAGTTTTCCCTCATCCAGGAGCAGGAGGACTTTGAGCTGGGTGAGTCGCCCAGCGACCTGATGCCATCTGACATGACGCGCTTCTCCATCATGTCCAACGACAGCGGCATCGAAAGAGACCTGCCCCCCGGCGTTGATCCCTCCCCATCGTCATCTCTGGACACTGCCAGCATGAGTGCATCATGGGAACAATGCAAAAC AAGTAAGCAAGAGTCGATGAGGCTGTCACGGCGTGGAGGCATCAAGATGAAACCGTCAGTGAAGGACAGTATGGTGCTGATGCAGGAGACCCTGGAGGATCACGCAAGCCTCGGagccggaggaggaggaggaggaagtggaggTAGGGTAGGAAGAAGAGGGGCGACTCTGCAGAGGCGGGCAGGAAGCAGCGCGATGCAGAACCCCTTCCTCAAGCAGCAGAGACAGTTTACTGCCAGGATAGTCGCCATGGGAGACGACAGGGTACTGGGCCGCCTGGCCAAGGCATACTATTTCTTCAG GAAAAGGGAAGCACGGAGGCTTTTTCTTACAATGAAAGTAAACCTCCAATTTTACTACATCCCTGTTTGCAGGGCCACAACTCCCATCTCCTCTATCAAA GAAAACCTTCATCAGTCCATGGGGAATCCCTGCACTCTTGGTTCCTACTTGAGCATGGTGGACCCGTGGTACAACTCTAACATCAAGAGTTTAGGCTGCATGATACCCAGACTGGCTAAGATG CACCAGACGAACCCAGGGAGGCCAAAAGAGCCTTTCGTGTCTGATGTCATTTCCTACTACGTTCGTACCGGCCAGCAGCCTGTCTACTTCACCATATACTTTGTTAAG ATCACATTCACCAACACGGCAAAGGATCCTGTGGAAGATGTGTTTCTTACTCATCTAGAAATGGAGTTTCCTGAGTTCCGACAGATCTCAGCGTCAATTAGAG AAAAGCAGAAGAAGAGCTTAGGGGATCTATGCGGGGCTGTTATCTCGATGAATTACAGAAAG GTGACATTAAGTGGCCGAGACATTGACAAAGGAATCTCAGTCAGGACAACAGGCGCTCAGATCAATGCTATTCCTTCCAATAAAGCAGAAG ATCTGAACTGTTTGACACTGACATTGAATGAATCtccaacaaaaactaaaaacaacatTGTG GAGTCAAAGTTTCGGTCCAGTAACATTAAGATTCGCACTTTGGAGAGTCGATCTTTCACTGTTACACTGGACAGAGATTTTCGCAGGACCTACAAAGACGTGCAGAG catCGAGATCTCCCCGTGTCTTGATCCCGGGTACTGCGTCCAGAAAACCATGAGGTCCAAATACAAGTTGGGAGCGGACAAAGACGCTGGACTGAGCAAATACATGAGCAAAAGACTTCTTCTACCAATCAACACATTTGCTGGCATCATCACCTGA